AAGGCGGCAGCTGGGTCCAAATGGGCCAAGATTTGTTGGGTGCTCGTGCTGGCGACAAAAATGGTTCATCAGTTTCGCTCACTAGCGATGGCTTGATGATTTCTACTGGGGCCATTGGCAATGATGATAATGGCTCGGATGCAGGACATAGCCGGGTATATCGCTATGACAATACTCAGAGCAGTTGGGTACAATATGGGCAGAGCATTAATGGGCAATCGGCCAATAGTTTGTCGGGTTTTTGTACTCGTTTGAGTACCAATGGCCAATACCTGATTGTGGGTGCGCCTTACAATGATGATAACGGAGTAGAATCTGGACAAAGTCGGCTATTTAGATACAACTGCGCGGCCAACCTAGACCTTAGCATCAGCCAATCGGGCAACGACCTCATTGCCAATCAGGCCAATGCTTCTTATCAGTGGCAGAGCTGTAACTTTGGAAGCATTTCTGGGGCAAATGGACAGAGCTTTAGCCCCTTGAGTAATGGATATTATTCGGTCATCATCTCTCAGAATGGTTGTGTAGATACCTCTAGCTGCTACTCTTTTATTTTGAGTAATACTAGCGAAAGCGAACTAGCCGCCAAAGACTTAAGAGTATTTCCCAACCCTAGTCAAGGGCAGTTCATTATCCAAACGCCTCAGATAGAAGTGGTTCGCTTATACAATAGTTTGGGGCAGCTGGTTTTCGCCAAGCACTACCAAAATGAAAGTCAAGTTGAGCTAAATCTTCAGCAACTTCCCGCTGCCATTTACCTACTAGAGGTAAATACCGCTTTGGGCAAACGAACGCAGAAGGTAATTTTGAGTAAATAATCCTTCTATAAGCATAGAGAAGAGTGCTTAGGCCTTTGCCTAAGCACTCTTTTTTTATAAAAAAGAGTTGGCCCATAATGGACCAACTCTAATTCAAATGGGCATTTTCTATAGGTTATTTTTCTGCCTGGCTGTACTGCTCTTCGTTTACGGCCTCCATCCAGTCTACAATTCCTTTTTCTACATTAGGAACGATGTAGAGCTGTTGTAAGCCAGTATTTGCGCTGGCGCCATGCCAGTGTTTTACATTGGGTGGACATTTAACGACATCTCCCTTTTTGATGATTTCGATTTCGCCACCTTCAATTTAGTGGTAGCCCACTCCATCGGTGATGATTAGAATTTGGCCTGCGGGATGGCTGTGCCAATTGCTACGAGCGCCGGGCTCAAAGTAAACATTTCCGACAGCGGTGGTAAATACATCATCGGGGGCAACTAGGCCGTAATTATAGGCATTTCCGGTAAAAACCTCAGCGGGACCTTTTTGGCCCTGCGGGAAAATGGCTTCTACTTTTTTTGCATTATTTTCCATCTGTTCTTCTTTTATGGTTGGTTCTTGACAAGCCGTAAATATGCTTGCCAGAATCAGAAATTGAAAAAAATATTGGGGGTTCTCATTAGTGTATAAGTTGAAAATCAAAATAAATATCGTCTATGCTGGACCAACTTTGGGCAGGCTCATGAACTTGGCCCAAAAGCAGCAGTCCGTCGGCATAGCGAAAATCTTTATAAAAGAGGCAAAGGTTGCCCCAAGGAGCATAATAGCAGAGCTCCCCGGCTCTGGCGGCATGACCGCCTAGCGCTTGAGCGCTTTGTAGTTTTTTGGGCCGGCGCATAATTTTTTCGCAGCCCGCATAATCTTCTACCAACAATTGCTTTAGTGGAAGTTCTTGGCTCAATGCGTTGGCCCAGGCATTATCAAATAATCGTCCGTGGAGCATAAAGCGCTCATTGACTAATTGGAATTGCATAATTTAGACTTTTGGAATTGACTTAATAACTTTGGCGGGACAGCCAGCCACCACCACATAATCGGGAACATCTTTGGTTACTACTGCGCCGGCGGCAACGATAGAATATTGCCCCACTGTTACTCCAGCTAAAATGCAGGCATTGGCGCCAATCCAAGCATTTTTTTTAATATGAATGGGAGCCGTTTTCATACTTTGTCTTTGACTGGGGGCTATAGGGTGTCCTTCAGATGTAAGGCAAACATTTGGTCCAATCATGACATCATTATCAATGCGGATGCCGCCCAGATCTAGGAAAGAACAATTGTGATTGATAAAAACCCCTTCGCCCAACTGGATGTTTCCTCCATAGTTCGTATGGAAAGGAGTAAAAACGCAGCTATTCTCGGCCATTTTTTGGCCCGTGATTTTTTCCCAGAGTTCTTGGATTTCCTCATCTTTGATGGCTCGATTCATCTTGCGAATAAGTTGGCGTTTTTCTTTGCAGGCATGGCCTAGCTCTGCAAAACCTGCATCCGAATGTGGAATTATTTCTCCGCTTTTAAGCCGATCTAAAATAGTTTTATTCTTCATTAGACTACCTTTGTATTTGATAATAGGACAAAGATAGTTAGGCTTTCGATCAGCAAACAATGCTTTTCAAAGTAATACTTAATAGATAGGGCCTTTGGTCCAAATAAATCAGATGATGACCATAATGAAAAACTTAGTCGTTTACTTTTTTTTGGCCCTAGGCCTTCTTGCTTGTCAAACAGAAGAAAAACTGGCCCAAAAAGGAGCCGAATATTTTAATCTACCCGCTTATTTTAAGGCAGAAGCCCAACGCTTGAAAGAAGAAGCGCCAGCTTACCAAAAAGTAATTTGGGCCAAGGGAGAAATAGATAGTATACCTGGAGAAACCCTAGATTGGGAAAAAGAGCTGGCCATTTTTGGTCGAGAGCAGCTACATGAGCCAGCTGTGCGAGAAGATTACCAAAGAGATAGTATTGTTTTAGAAAATGGCTATGAGATTCGCTATCAAAGTTTGATAGAAAAGCGTAATTTACAGCGTTTAGTCCTTGAATATGGTCCAAAAAAGGAGTTGCAAAGCTTGCGGTTAAGTCTAAGCCAAAACAATACGGTATATGCGGGCCAAAGCGAGCTAACTTATTGGCCCAAAAAGGGCTATCAGTTACATAAGGACCAAAAAGTAGTTGCTTTTGACTCTGCCCAATATCGTCTCCACCTCCATTTTCTGGCCCATTAAGTTTTTCTGTTTATGTTTCCCTTATTTCGGCAGCCCTCGGCTTTGCGCGAATCACTTTCTTATCAGCTTGGGTTTAGCCTTTTTTTGGGGCTAGTGGTCACTCT
This genomic interval from Saprospira grandis contains the following:
- a CDS encoding cyclophilin-like fold protein, which produces MQFQLVNERFMLHGRLFDNAWANALSQELPLKQLLVEDYAGCEKIMRRPKKLQSAQALGGHAARAGELCYYAPWGNLCLFYKDFRYADGLLLLGQVHEPAQSWSSIDDIYFDFQLIH
- a CDS encoding sugar O-acetyltransferase, whose translation is MKNKTILDRLKSGEIIPHSDAGFAELGHACKEKRQLIRKMNRAIKDEEIQELWEKITGQKMAENSCVFTPFHTNYGGNIQLGEGVFINHNCSFLDLGGIRIDNDVMIGPNVCLTSEGHPIAPSQRQSMKTAPIHIKKNAWIGANACILAGVTVGQYSIVAAGAVVTKDVPDYVVVAGCPAKVIKSIPKV